A stretch of the Lolium perenne isolate Kyuss_39 chromosome 3, Kyuss_2.0, whole genome shotgun sequence genome encodes the following:
- the LOC127340391 gene encoding uncharacterized protein: MALVFRFVDKDGILQERFFDLIHVTSTKAATLKEVLSSVLSQNAFDVQNLRGQGYDGASNMRGEFNGLQALFLRECPYAYYVHFYAHRLQLALVGASKEVVPVAQFFQKLLFIVNTVDSSAKRHDEIHDAQLDELARLLAIDEIETGQASDGSAGSIRADGDTAFIYLSSFEFILVLCLMQEILEITEDLGQALQKKSQDIVNAMRLVFSTKIWRKLIFYAVVVLVANLIVSLRSIIFEWKSFKADDICEMVKKYYPSDFTQQEIYGLEQQLKHFVVDASNDKELKNIVKTRLRNKMEDEFLANSLLVNIEREIAEKYNYEDILEHFSGKKRRSDL, translated from the exons ATGGCATTGGTTTTCAGATTTGTGGATAAAGATGGCATTTTGCAAGAGCGATTCTTTGACTTAATACATGTGACAAGCACCAAAGCCGCAACACTTAAAGAGGTATTGAGCTCTGTGTTAtcccaaaatgcttttgatgttcAAAACCTTCGTGGCCAGGGGTATGATGGGGCTAGTAATATGAGAGGAGAGTTCAATGGATTGCAGGCTCTTTTTCTCCGAGAATGCCCATATGCATATTATGTCCATTTCTATGCTCATCGTTTGCAACTAGCGCTAGTTGGTGCATCCAAGGAAGTGGTCCCTGTGGCTCAGTTTTTTCAGAAACTTCTGTTTATTGTTAACACTGTTGACTCCTCCGCGAAGCGCCATGACGAGATTCATGATGCTCAGTTGGATGAACTTGCTCGGTTACTAGCTATTGATGAGATTGAAACTGGGCAAG CTTCAGATGGATCAGCTGGCTCAATTCGTGCAGATGGAGATACCGCTTTCATCTACTTGTCCTCTTTTGAGTTCATACTTGTCTTATGTTTGATGCAAGAGATACTAGAGATTACTGAGGATCTTGGCCAAGCTTTGCAAAAGAAGTCACAAGACATTGTAAATGCCATGCGCCTAGTTTTCTCAACAAAG ATTTGGAGGAAACTTATATTCTACGCGGTGGTCGTGCTCGTCGCCAACCTGATTGTTTCACTAAGGAGCATTATTTTCGAGTGGAA ATCTTTCAAGGCTGATGATATTTGTGAGATGGTAAAGAAATATTATCCATCTGATTTCACTCAACAAGAAATTTATGGCCTAGAGCAACAACTCAAACACTTCGTTGTGGATGCTTCTAATGACAAGGAGTTGAAAAAT ATTGTTAAGACAAGGTTGCGCAATAAGATGGAGGACGAGTTTCTTGCCAACAGTTTGCTAGTCAACATAGAGAGGGAAATTGCTGAAAAGTACAACTACGAGGATATTCTTGAGCATTTCTCGGGGAAGAAACGAAGATCTGACCTGTAG